A region from the Pseudochaenichthys georgianus unplaced genomic scaffold, fPseGeo1.2 scaffold_950_arrow_ctg1, whole genome shotgun sequence genome encodes:
- the LOC117444838 gene encoding GRAM domain-containing protein 2A-like, which yields MDEFPEVLKWRRKPSLPAVSSSLPDLLGSSSPSLVADTPFSTHTLTDSSLETEKILLTEPVPELGQSEYQLLKLFVLLVFLLVLSSCYLAFRVCRLEQQLSFLSSQTPLRERCGELPCWLANQKTGT from the exons ATG GACGAGTTTCCCGAGGTGTTGAAGTGGAGGAGGAAGCCTTCTCTTCCCGCCGTCTCCTCCTCGCTGCCCGACCTGTTGGGAAGCTCCTCCCCGAGCCTCGTGGCCGACACGCccttcagcacacacacactcacag ACAGCAGTTTGGAGACGGAGAAGATCCTGCTGACAGAACCGGTCCCTGAACTGGGCCAATCAGAGTACCAGCTGCTCAAACTCTTCGTCCTGCT GGTCTTCCTGCTGGTTTTGTCTTCCTGCTATCTGGCTTTCAGAGTCTGTCGTCTGGAGCAGCAGCTGAGCTTCCTGAGCAGCCAGACCCCCCTGAGAGagag GTGTGGAGAGCTGCCCTGCTGGCTGGCCAATCAGAAGACAGGAACCTGA